In Merismopedia glauca CCAP 1448/3, the genomic window CAGCCGTAGATTCTCACCTAGATTTGCCAGTTTTAACCCACTCATCCACCAGATTGGCGGAAATCGAACTGCCACCATTTCAAGCGGCGATCGCTTCTGGGGTTGATGGAGTGATGAGCGCTCATTTAGTTATTCAAGCCTGGGATGACCAACTCCCAGCGACTCTATCTCATCGGATTTTGACGGGAGAATTGCGAGAAAAACTGGGATTTTCGGGTTTAATTGTGACAGATGCCCTAGTTATGGGAGCTATAGCTGATCGCTATGGTGCTAATGAGGCTCCAGTTATGGCTTTGGAGGCTGGTGCAGATATTTTACTAATGCCTTTAGATCCCCCAGGGGCGATCGCAGCCATTGAAGAAGCGGTAAAAATAGGGAGAATTACTCCTGAACGAATTCGAGAATCTGTAAAGCGAATTTGGGAAGCTAAAGCCAAACTATCAGAAAATTCGGCTCAATTATGCGATCTAGCCTCACCAGAATCGGAAGCAGTCGTGCAACAGATTTTACAAGCCTCTCAATCGGTTTATCATTCAGTTCCTCTTCCTATACCAACTCCAGAGCAAAAACTTCGCAATCTCATAGTTGTTGACGACGCACTTACCGTTGATTACCTGAATTTGCAAGCACCAGCCATTACTTACCCCAAACAACGGGGTTATCACCTAGAAATAAGCGATCGCCACACCCCCAAAAACTTAGATCTCAACTCTTCTAGCCATTACTCAGCTACCCTGTTGCAACTTTTCATTCGGGGTAACCCGTTTAGAGGGAGTGCTGGTTTAACCCCAATGGCGCAAACCTGGTTTAAACATCTTTTAGAGGCAAAAGAGTTACAAGCTTTGGTAATTTACGGTAGTCCTTACCTAGTCGAGCAATTTTTGCCTCATTTACCCCCGGAAATCCCCTGTATCTTTTCCTACGGACAAATGCCAACCGCACAGGCGATCGCTCTGGAAACACTATTCCCATAATTGAGGTTGAGTCTTCGAGTTTTTGTCAATTTTTTGCCAAAAACTCGAAGCAAAGCCCACGTGCTGTCTTCCGTGGGAGTGGCTCAATGAGTAGTCTGCTTGTGATAATTTTAACTTGTGGGTTTAGAACTATTATCTAGAAATTACCCAACTTCCCATGAATCCAGAACTCGATCGTTCTAATAAAGTCAGCCATTTATCTATACTGAACAATTTATCTAGCTCTCGTAGTACTGGCTGCCTTGAAATTGCTTATGGTAGTACAAAATGGAATTTATTTCTTAAATTTGGACAACTATTGAGTGTAGACTGCTCAGTTCAATCATTGGATCAACTGATCCATCGGTTACGTCAACTCGGTTGTGATGTAGCAGCCAAAGCAGTTAACATCACTGCTGAAAATAGTGAAAATTTGTTAGCCGAGAATCTGGTACGACAGGAAATAGATCGGCTGACAATGCAGGGGTTGCTAGATTCCATTCAATCGAGCCAAATTTCTACAGAAGTAACCAAAGAAGCTTTAGAGTCTTTACTGTGGCTGAAAGAAGGTCATTATAAGTGGAATCAAGAAGGATTAACACCTAGATTAGCAGCTAAAAACTCTGAATCTTGGTTGGATTTATCAAAAATGATTGAATATTACCAACAACGCCTGCAAGTATGGCAAAAATACATCACTATTGTTCAGTCTCCACATCAACGTCCTTACTTAACCCATCATCGGTTTTTAGAACAACCAGTTTCCTGTGGAACTCTTTCGCCTAAAGCCTGGACTCAGATCGCTCAATTGATGCGAGGGATTAGTCTGCGGGATTTGGCACGCTTCCTCAAACAAGATGAATTGAAGATTGTCCAACTCTTAATTCCCTATATTCGCGAGAATGTAATTTGCTTGCGAGAGCCATCTTTGCCCTTCAAACATCTCCCCCTGATTCCCGAACCAGATCTGCCTCAAATCCCTTCTCTTGATGAAATTAGGTCCCTAGAGCCAGGTTTTAGCAAGCCGATAAGTGAAACCAAAATATATAAAATTGCCTGTATTGATGATAGTCCCATTATTTTGCAGGAAATGGAGCGTATTTTAGGCAAAAATAGCAAGTATACCCTTACAAAGATTGAAGATCCCATCAAAGCCTCTGCCCTGATTTTTCGGCTCAAACCAGATCTGATTTTAATGGATATCACCATGCCAGATATTAACGGCTATAAGCTGTGCCATTTATTCAGAAATAGTGCTGCCTTTGAAAAAACACCCATTATTATGGTGACAGGAAACAAGGGCTTGATTGACAAAGCTAGAGCTAGAATGGTTGGTGCTACAGATTATCTGACTAAGCCATTTACAGAGGCAGAGCTTTTAGCATTAGTAGAAAAATATTTAGTTTAAAGTGTGAAACAATTCACACTTGCTTTGGGCATTATAAATTCAAGAATATTTATTTATTTCGGTTCTGAACCCGATTATTTGATTTTTTTTGATCTGGTATTACAAATATGTCTAAAATTCTAGTCGTAGATGATATGCAAGCTGAATTAGAACTGATTTGTCAGTATCTAACTAAAGCCGGTTATACAACTCTTACTGCCTCCAATGGTGAAGAAGCACTTAATAAAGCTAGGGAAAATCAACCAGATGCGATTGTAACAGATTGGATGATGCCTGTAATGGGAGGATTAGAGCTATGTCGCCATCTGAAAAAACAACCAGAGACAGCTAATATTCCGATTGTGGCTTGTACTGTCAAGAATCGGGATGTGGATCGGATTTGGGCAATCAAGCAAGGAGTCGAGGTTTATCTGACTAAACCCTATACGGCTGAACAACTTGTCAGCGCTATTGAGGAAGTTATAGGGTAAACCAATGACAGCCAATACTACTTTTTCAAGACTTCAGCAACTTTTACCCGAATTATTTCAACCAGTAGCAGTTTCTGGTGATCGCTATTTGCGTTTCCAACTTACCCCCAATCTTCCCGCGCTATTGTCGATGGAAAGGGTGCAAGAAGCTTTACTAGTACCCGCTAGCTCCATCTCGCTCCTGCCAAATATGCCAGATTTTACGATTGGCATGATGAATTCTCGCGATCGCGTTTTCTGTGTCGTTGATTTGGCTCAGTTGCTGGGAGTAGCCCCACCGATGATGAATCAACGGGAATATCAAGTAATTGTAGTGCATCTTCCAGATTGGGCGATCGCTTCTTCTGGTGGTATGGGTAAGTTGCTGGGGTTAGCGGTAAGTCGAGTGCGAGGAATTGCTCGGTTGTCAGTAGAGCAATTGCAATCTATTGTGGGAGAATTTCCCGATAGTTTGACTCCATACCTGAAAGGATGCGTATTTGAGGGCAAAGAACGATTTTTAGTCATGGATACCAATGCGATCGTGACTAGTCCATTGTTATCGGTTAATCCTGCTGCCAAGTCTACTGAGTAAAGAGTAAAGAGTAAAGAGTTAATGTAATTGGGAGAATTGGACACCAGTGCCAATCTATACCAATGACTTTGCCTACCTACTTATATTTAGTCAGATCGAGTTCTATCTCGGTTTTCACGTATCAAATTTTAGATTATCTAACTTATTTTTCCGCTTACATAACACTACGCATTTAGGTTAGGACATTGTTAAGTGCTGAAAACTATGAGCCGTAAACTTTTGACTTTTGACTTGCGCGTAGCGCTATAACTCCTAATAACCATATTTTAAGCTTATGAATGCTAATAACAATTCTTTTTTGCGCGATTTCAACTATATACCTAAAGAATCGAATGAGTCTTTAGACAAGAAATTATCTGGTAGCGGTAACACCCTCCGTCGTCGTCTGCTGTTGATGATTTTGCCAACAGTTCTAGTACCCTTAGCAGTAGCCAGTGCGATCGGGTTTAATGTCACCCAGAAACGAGTCATTAACCGAGAATTGAGACAGATTCAGGAGAGTTCGCAACTAACTAGCGAAGCATCCAGCGTGTTTCTAGAGCAGGCATTTAAAATTCCTAATTTAGTTGCCAATAACCCCTTAATGGTTGATGCTCTCCGCCGAAGTGCCCAACAAGCTGAAGCTCAAAAACTGCCCCAACAGGAGATTGAAAAAAACGAAGCTCAGTTTAAATCGACCAAATTACTGCAACCTAACACGGTACTAAATGGCTATCTAGAGAATGCAGTCAAAGAGGCAACTCTAGCTGAGATGTTCTTGACAGAACGCAATGGCTTCAACGTTGCCTTTAGTAACCCTACCTCAGACTTTGTGCAAAGTGATGAAAAATGGTGGCAAAATGCGAAATCCAAGGGTCGCTTCATTGGCAATCCAGAGTTTGATGATTCAGCCAAAGCTGTAGTTGTAGCTATATCCCAAGCCATCAAAGATCCAACTTCAGGTAAGTTTTTAGGGGTAATTAAAACTGGAGTGCCAGCAACTAATCTAGACGAAAATCTGGCTACATATTTATCTTCTAGCTTAGTTGGTTCTAAATTAGTGCAAACTCTTGATTCTAGCTCCGGCACAACCATTAATACTATCTCTGCCAAAGGTATTTCCCAATCACAGCAGGAAGTAGTGGGGGGCAAAACCTTGATTAAGGCATCACAATTACTAGATCGCTTTGCCAAAAACCCCGATCTCACTCTAGAGCAATTGCGTCAACAGCTAGAAGCAGAAGAGGGAATTACCAACGTTGTCGTCGAACGTTTAAAGCACGAACACGGTATTGAGGTTCAGGCATTACTAGAATATGAAGATAAAATTTTCAGTCTGACTACTATACCCCTAACTGAGTGGGTGGCGATCGCCTCTATCGATGCTGCCGAAGTATCTGCGCCAGGACTAGAATTATTGGGGATTTTTAGCTTGACTGCCTTAGTTTTAGGCGGTGCGGCGATCGGAATTATTCTCTTGCTGTCTCAACAATTATCAAAGCCGTTGGGCAATCTTACCAAAACGGCGCAACAGGTAGCAGATGGCAACTTAGACACCCAAGCAGAATTAGTAGGAACGATTGAAGTCCAAAGTCTTGCTCAAACTTTTAACTCCCTAGTCAATCGCGTCAAAAACCTACTACAAGACCAAAAGCAACAAAGTGACTCTCTAGAAACAGCTATTTTTCAACTAGTAAATGATGTTGAAGGTGCGATGGATGGAGATCTAACCGTGCGAGCTAACCTAAATTCAATGGAAATGAGTACGGTTGCGGATATCTTTAACGCCATTATCGATAATCTACGAGATATCGCCGTTCAGGTACGGGAATCTACCGGAAAAGTCAACACATCCCTCGAAACCAACGAAGAGTCCATTCGCTTATTATCAGAAAAAGCGGTGACAGAAGCCTTAGAAATTCGGAATACCCTCGGCTCGATCAAACAGATGACCCAATCGATTCAAACCGTTGCCACCAGCGCCGATCGCGCTTCGGCGATCGCAGATCGAGCCTATACCAATGCCCAGGAAGGTAGTGCAGTCATGGTACAAACGGTAGATAGTATCCTCAACCTGCGGACTACAGTGGGAGAAACCGCTAAGAAAATGAAACGCCTGGGGGAATCTTCCCAGAAAATTTCTCAAGTTGTTGCCCTAATTGAAGAAATTGCCCTCAAAACCAACCTTTTAGCCATTAACGCCAGTGTAGAAGCCAGCCGTGCTGGAGAACAGGGACAAGGCTTTACAGTAGTTGCCGAACAAGTAGGTGCGCTAGCCGAACAGTCAGCCGCAGCTACTCGCGAAATCGCCCAAATTGTCGCCGCAATTCAAGCCGAGACTCAAGATGTCGCCACTGTGATGGAACTCGGTACATCTCAGGTAGTTGATAGTAGCCGCTTGGTGGAAAGTACCAACCAACGTCTGATCCAAGTCCTAGAAGAGTCTCAAAAAATCAACGAGTTAATGCGCTCTATTTCAGAAGCTACTGTATCTCAGTCTGAAACCGCTCAAACCGTCACCCAACTCATGCAACAGGTAACGGAAGCTTCAGACGAACGTTCTGCATTCTCCAGCCAAATGGCTTCATCAATCCAAGAAACCTCTCAAGTGGCGAAAAAACTCGCCGAAAAAGTCGCCCAGTTCCAAGTTTAAGTAATAGACATCTGTAGGGGCGCAATGCGTTGCGGAGGTCGCGGTTTGCCCCGCAGGTGGGCAAACTCCAGCGACCGTCCCCGACTTCTGACTTCTGTTTGA contains:
- a CDS encoding glycoside hydrolase family 3 protein, encoding SGHLFDRQIQYPIWEPTQAKLQHWVADLGVGGVILLGGSGAEISLRCQQLQNWAEIPLLMAADIEEGVGQRFAGATWFPPPMALSAIAKTNPTLAVELAEKMGEITAQEALQIGLNWVLAPIVDVNNNPQNPVINVRAFGEDPATVIELTSAFIKGAQKQPVLTTAKHFPGHGDTAVDSHLDLPVLTHSSTRLAEIELPPFQAAIASGVDGVMSAHLVIQAWDDQLPATLSHRILTGELREKLGFSGLIVTDALVMGAIADRYGANEAPVMALEAGADILLMPLDPPGAIAAIEEAVKIGRITPERIRESVKRIWEAKAKLSENSAQLCDLASPESEAVVQQILQASQSVYHSVPLPIPTPEQKLRNLIVVDDALTVDYLNLQAPAITYPKQRGYHLEISDRHTPKNLDLNSSSHYSATLLQLFIRGNPFRGSAGLTPMAQTWFKHLLEAKELQALVIYGSPYLVEQFLPHLPPEIPCIFSYGQMPTAQAIALETLFP
- a CDS encoding response regulator, translating into MNPELDRSNKVSHLSILNNLSSSRSTGCLEIAYGSTKWNLFLKFGQLLSVDCSVQSLDQLIHRLRQLGCDVAAKAVNITAENSENLLAENLVRQEIDRLTMQGLLDSIQSSQISTEVTKEALESLLWLKEGHYKWNQEGLTPRLAAKNSESWLDLSKMIEYYQQRLQVWQKYITIVQSPHQRPYLTHHRFLEQPVSCGTLSPKAWTQIAQLMRGISLRDLARFLKQDELKIVQLLIPYIRENVICLREPSLPFKHLPLIPEPDLPQIPSLDEIRSLEPGFSKPISETKIYKIACIDDSPIILQEMERILGKNSKYTLTKIEDPIKASALIFRLKPDLILMDITMPDINGYKLCHLFRNSAAFEKTPIIMVTGNKGLIDKARARMVGATDYLTKPFTEAELLALVEKYLV
- a CDS encoding response regulator — translated: MSKILVVDDMQAELELICQYLTKAGYTTLTASNGEEALNKARENQPDAIVTDWMMPVMGGLELCRHLKKQPETANIPIVACTVKNRDVDRIWAIKQGVEVYLTKPYTAEQLVSAIEEVIG
- a CDS encoding chemotaxis protein CheW; amino-acid sequence: MTANTTFSRLQQLLPELFQPVAVSGDRYLRFQLTPNLPALLSMERVQEALLVPASSISLLPNMPDFTIGMMNSRDRVFCVVDLAQLLGVAPPMMNQREYQVIVVHLPDWAIASSGGMGKLLGLAVSRVRGIARLSVEQLQSIVGEFPDSLTPYLKGCVFEGKERFLVMDTNAIVTSPLLSVNPAAKSTE
- a CDS encoding methyl-accepting chemotaxis protein, translating into MNANNNSFLRDFNYIPKESNESLDKKLSGSGNTLRRRLLLMILPTVLVPLAVASAIGFNVTQKRVINRELRQIQESSQLTSEASSVFLEQAFKIPNLVANNPLMVDALRRSAQQAEAQKLPQQEIEKNEAQFKSTKLLQPNTVLNGYLENAVKEATLAEMFLTERNGFNVAFSNPTSDFVQSDEKWWQNAKSKGRFIGNPEFDDSAKAVVVAISQAIKDPTSGKFLGVIKTGVPATNLDENLATYLSSSLVGSKLVQTLDSSSGTTINTISAKGISQSQQEVVGGKTLIKASQLLDRFAKNPDLTLEQLRQQLEAEEGITNVVVERLKHEHGIEVQALLEYEDKIFSLTTIPLTEWVAIASIDAAEVSAPGLELLGIFSLTALVLGGAAIGIILLLSQQLSKPLGNLTKTAQQVADGNLDTQAELVGTIEVQSLAQTFNSLVNRVKNLLQDQKQQSDSLETAIFQLVNDVEGAMDGDLTVRANLNSMEMSTVADIFNAIIDNLRDIAVQVRESTGKVNTSLETNEESIRLLSEKAVTEALEIRNTLGSIKQMTQSIQTVATSADRASAIADRAYTNAQEGSAVMVQTVDSILNLRTTVGETAKKMKRLGESSQKISQVVALIEEIALKTNLLAINASVEASRAGEQGQGFTVVAEQVGALAEQSAAATREIAQIVAAIQAETQDVATVMELGTSQVVDSSRLVESTNQRLIQVLEESQKINELMRSISEATVSQSETAQTVTQLMQQVTEASDERSAFSSQMASSIQETSQVAKKLAEKVAQFQV